GAACCTTAACAAGAGGCTAGATGACATCAAGGCACGCAGCGCGTCATTCAACTTCATCAACCTTGGTTCCTATGAGGACGATGGAAGTAAGAAGGCATCATTTGGTTCAAGTACACGTGAGACATCGGGGGCTCTCGATGGATCAGGTTTGGTTGGTGAGAAGATTGAGGAGGACACAAAAAATCTAGTGGCGATGCTCACAAAAGAGTATCAAACACAACAAGAATATAACAGAATTATGGTTTTCGCCATTGTGGGAGTTGGAGGGATGGGCAAGACCACCCTTGCCCAAAAGATCTTTAATAATGACATAATACAACAAGATTTCACAAAGAAAATATGGTTGAGTGTCAACCAAGACTTTGATGAGATTGAGCTGTTGAGGAGAGCAATCTCTGAAGCTGGGGGATACCACCATATTGCCGGAAATGCAAAGGCACTGCAAGAGCGAGATCTAATGGAAGCCTTAAAGGGACATAGGACCTTATTGATAATGGATGATGTCTAATCAAGTGGTAGCAGACTTCCTCAATGCTGCCCTAGCTCATGGTAGCCGTGTCCTCATCACCACTAGGCATGACACTGTCGCACGAGGAATGATGGCAGAGGAACCCTACCACCATATCAATAAACTTGACCCTGGGGATGCATGGTTGCTTCTCAAGAAACAGGTCCATACAAGCTCACCCATTCTTTGAAAATTTCCTTTGGTTTTCATTCAGACGTCGTGCTTGTTAGCTGCATCACattatatttggtgcactcttaAAAGTAAGGGCTCGATCTGCTACCACTTGCAGTATTCTTTTTATGTTGCAAAAATCCAGTATAATTAGTATATATTGCGATATTACAAATATAAAGCGTCAGTTGCCTGATAGTTTCATATCTTAGGGACCCCACACCAGTTATTCACAGTTTCATCAAGACACTCAAACAAGAACCTGTACAACAAGTCTACACCTTTTTTTTGTGGGAAAAGTGCACGGAATTTTCATGGTTTTGTAATGGAAATTTTGAGTGCCATTGCGTAACACTGACAATGAAGGCAATAAGAAATGGTAAATTCCCTAGAAAATTCAGTTTACAGACTTAGGAAACAATAATAAGTTCATTTTATGGTTTTTTATGAGGTATAATTAAGAAAACCTTACCTTTTTCTTAGTATGGACACCTTGCGCTCAAAAAGATCAGTGGAGAGCTTACAAACCTTCGTTGTGTTCGAGTAAAAAGTAGCATAGCAGCATAATAGAAAGTTCAAAAATTATATGACATTTTTTTGGTGCCATGCCTGCTAATCGCACGTACTACAAATATACTATAAAACAGAGTAGTGCCCTTGAGCCACATCCTAGCTAACTGATCTGAAAAACTGTTGCGAGCGGTGCTTGTGTTATGATAGGATACACTTTTTTATCATACATGGATTTTGGTAGTATGAGTGATATCGATAATGCATTGTGGATGGACTTCACTATAGTAGTGTGAACAATTGATTTTCAGTTGGGAACCACCTCTTGGTGTGGTGATGGATGTGTGATGATAAGATTcgacaaaccaagttcaaatagggACTTTGGTATGCCAGTATAGGGGCTTGAAAAGAATCCATCAAGGAAAAGGAaactagaaaagaaaagaaaaataaaaagggaccttaaccgggactaaaggtgcccgCCCCCGGGAGTGGCCTGGAGGCCCTTTTAGTCCTGGTGTCCCGGTTGGTGTTGCCGACCGAAACTAAAGGTCCCTTTAGTCCGGGCTGCCTATGCCCGGAGTAAAGggtgagaaaccgggactaaagggctgtCCTAACTGGAACTATAGGCCCTTTGTGTACTAGTAAACAGTATGTGCATGCATGGGTAAAAATTACCGTGGAATTGGGAAAAATGATTCTTTTACCAAATTAGTTCCCAAAGTTTATAGCTATGTTACTCTAAAATAACTGTGGACCACTGatttaattatatttgatttaatATGCTCAAAAAGTGACTTATTTACATTTCCTTTAATATAGAACATTGAAAATTGGGGAAAATCAATGTACAAGATCTAACTTCACTAGGACGATCTAATGTGGAAAGTGCACGGCAgacatgaaaaataaaaaaatgtgtATAACCATGATCTAAATATTCAGTGGACAGTTCAAGGGTTCATGTTAGATTGTACTTAGCTGAAAGGCATGCCCCGCCACTAAATATCCGTTGTGTATTTGATCTTGTTTTGTCTTTCCTCCAGATCGATGTAGCTAAAAATGAGTAGCATGTAGATTGTTAGATGTCTTTTCTATTTTGTTATGTGCACATGCATATATAAATGAAGAGGACCAAAAATTGTGTCCCACCAGAGCATTAAAAAATTGAGCTTGAAGTTCTATCTTGTTAGTGACAAAGGGGCAGTGCAATTTAATTATCATGCGCTTTGTATTAACCTGATCTCCACATTTGCCGTACTGGTGAAAAAATGAATGCTTATCTAATTAGTCTGATATGCTTGCAGGTAGTTAGAAGTGTAAATGATGAGCCCCAGCTTGAAATGCTAAAGGATATTGGAATGGGAATTATAGAAAAATGCGATGGTTTACCACTCGCGGTCAAAGTTATTGGAGGTCTGCTACGCCAGAAAAACATAAGGCCAGTCGACTGGGAAAATGTCTTAAAGGACTCTCTATGGTCAGTTTCTCAAATGCCTAAAGAGTTAAGCAATTCAATATATCTTAGCTATGATGACTTGGGTCCAGGCTTGAAACATTGTtttttgcattactccctccttcctAAGGACACAATTTTTTTGGTTGGTGACATTGTTGGCATGTGGATCAGTGAAGGATTTCTTCATGGAACCTCACGTGACTTAGAGGAAATAGGAAAAGAGTACTATGACGAATTAATTCAGAGAAACCTTATTGAGCCAAATAAAAGGTACATTGATCATGTTGTTTGCAACATGCATGATGTTGTTCGCTCTTTTGCTCAGTATGTGGCAGGACATGAGGCACTAGTGGGTCACAATAGTGAAATTGGTATTATGTTGAATAAACTCAATTCACAAAAGTTGATTCGTTTATCCCTGCAAAACAAAGGATCAGAATCAAATGATTTAGAGTGGTGTTCTCTACAAGCACATACATCACTAAGAACACTGATATTGGTTGGGCATGTAAAGATAAAGCCTGGTGATTCATTGGGTCCCTTTTCAAGTCTTCGGACACTACATTTGGAGTCCATAAATAATTTTGATTTATTAGTTGAATCTTTGTATCaactcaaacacttgaggtatttATCAATAGAAAATAGTAACGCATCTAGCTTACCTGAGAATATTGGCAAGTTGAAGTTCTTGCAGTATATTAGCCTTTTTCGTTGTCAGAGTTTGGTTAAGCTTCCTAGTAGCATTGGAATGCTACAACACTTGAGGTTTCTTAAACTTAGCAGGACATCTATAAAAAGTATACCAGAGGGTTTTCGTGGTATAACCTCTTTGAGGAAATTACATGGGTTTCCAACCCACATGGATGGTGACCGGTGTAGTTTGCAAGATCTGGGTCCTCTTTGCCAGCTAACTGAGCTTGGTATAAGACTCATGGAGAATGTATCTTCTTCATCATTTGCTACAGAAGTCAGGCTTAGTGTAAAGGCATGCCTAAGAGAACTGGCACTAAGTTGCACCAGTAGACTTGGAGCTGATGGTCGGCTGGAAAAAGATAAAGAAGGCGACTCTGAGAAGAAGTTACAAATTGAGGAGGTTTTTAATGAGCTTTGCCCTCCATCTTCCTTAGAAAACCTTCACATCCATGGGTATTTTGGTCAGCGACTCCCAAGATGGATGATGTCGACAGAATCTATGCCCCTTGAGAGCTTGAGAATTCTGACAATGGATGACCTGGCCTGCTGCACCGAACTTCCTGATGGCCTGTGTCAGCTCCCATGGTTGGAGCTCCTACAGGTCGACAGGGCCCCAGCCATCAGGCGTCTTGGGCAAGAATTCGTGTGTTGCAAGCGTTCTCGGGTAGCTGCTGGGTTCTCTAGATTGCTCAAGCT
This sequence is a window from Miscanthus floridulus cultivar M001 chromosome 10, ASM1932011v1, whole genome shotgun sequence. Protein-coding genes within it:
- the LOC136489888 gene encoding LOW QUALITY PROTEIN: putative disease resistance protein RGA4 (The sequence of the model RefSeq protein was modified relative to this genomic sequence to represent the inferred CDS: inserted 2 bases in 1 codon; substituted 1 base at 1 genomic stop codon), translating into MVSVLDVLASYIQHMLVNMAKEEVHILLGVTREIDKMGIKLGDLKNFLTDADRRNLTDLSVKAWVGELRDAMYDATNILDLCQLKAMEQGPCRDMGCFNPLLFCMRTPLHAHDIGNRIKNLNKRLDDIKARSASFNFINLGSYEDDGSKKASFGSSTRETSGALDGSGLVGEKIEEDTKNLVAMLTKEYQTQQEYNRIMVFAIVGVGGMGKTTLAQKIFNNDIIQQDFTKKIWLSVNQDFDEIELLRRAISEAGGYHHIAGNAKALQERDLMEALKGHRTLLIMDDVXSSGXADFLNAALAHGSRVLITTRHDTVARGMMAEEPYHHINKLDPGDAWLLLKKQVVRSVNDEPQLEMLKDIGMGIIEKCDGLPLAVKVIGGLLRQKNIRPVDWENVLKDSLWSVSQMPKELSNSIYLSYDDLGPGLKHCFLHYSLLPKDTIFLVGDIVGMWISEGFLHGTSRDLEEIGKEYYDELIQRNLIEPNKRYIDHVVCNMHDVVRSFAQYVAGHEALVGHNSEIGIMLNKLNSQKLIRLSLQNKGSESNDLEWCSLQAHTSLRTLILVGHVKIKPGDSLGPFSSLRTLHLESINNFDLLVESLYQLKHLRYLSIENSNASSLPENIGKLKFLQYISLFRCQSLVKLPSSIGMLQHLRFLKLSRTSIKSIPEGFRGITSLRKLHGFPTHMDGDRCSLQDLGPLCQLTELGIRLMENVSSSSFATEVRLSVKACLRELALSCTSRLGADGRLEKDKEGDSEKKLQIEEVFNELCPPSSLENLHIHGYFGQRLPRWMMSTESMPLESLRILTMDDLACCTELPDGLCQLPWLELLQVDRAPAIRRLGQEFVCCKRSRVAAGFSRLLKLNFIGMVEWEEWEWEEQVHAMPVLEYLQLKRCNLSHVPRGLAFHTKNLRELHVNDVNCLKSLDHFSHVVLLEAFRNTDLERISFLPSLKNLVICNCPRMKVLKGVPALQTLLLEDYGMETLPRYLKDVNPRHLELHCTLSLLTSIAARKSSPEWDKLKHIQHVKAYADGNGRKWYVMYTRDPFHFETNISRATIGQGCLAPALFAYCQTCPIEDEMLVGRRAHADKRLPLCSRFRCNSYRHVVAWLRGACLHCSEAMGVASLSEQWMEAVGYAAYIGYQTTYGRLQQQKETSSRV